One genomic segment of Triplophysa rosa linkage group LG22, Trosa_1v2, whole genome shotgun sequence includes these proteins:
- the plk2a gene encoding serine/threonine-protein kinase PLK2 → MDILRTITHHHPHLHHRQPVSDSKMCEHTHHRRGKSQDNHAHATQELSRIVTDSVTGKCYCRGKVLGKGGFAKCYEFTDLSTGKVYAAKIIPHTRVSKPHQREKIDREIELHKSLHHKHIVHFYHHFEDKDNIYILLEYCGRRSLAHILKARKVLTEPEVRYYLRQIVSGLKYLHEQEILHRDLKLGNFFINGSMELKVGDFGLAAKLEPVENRRRTICGTPNYLSPEVLNKQGHGCESDVWALGCVMYTMLLGRPPFETTNLKETYRCIREARYSMPSSLSPQAKHLISSMLAKNPENRPRLDDIVRHDFFCQGITPDRLSASCCHAAPDLHHTSPAKNFFKKAAAALFGGKKDKAKYFEAHNKPAKEEDDINRLCLDLHKTSVRPQPCRQTPEDGKPPVPAVPAKDNGGKQQIRDGIRMIVRGTLGSCSNSSECLEDSTVGSVADTVARVLRGCLENMPEANSISKESMNCTFQWVTKWVDYSNKYGFGYQLSDHTVGVLFNNGTHMSLLSDKKTVHYYAELGQCSVFSTSDAPERFVGQVTILKYFAHYMEENLMDGGDLPNLTDTGKPRLYLLQWLKSDRALMMLFNDGTFQVNFYHDHTKIILCGQSEEYLLTYINEDRVSTTLRLSTLLVSGCSADLRSRMDYALNMLLQRCN, encoded by the exons ATGGACATACTCAGGACTATAACACACCATCatcctcatcttcatcatcgCCAGCCGGTCAGTGACAGTAAGATGTGCGAGCACACGCACCACAGACGCGGGAAATCACAGGATAATCACGCGCACGCCACGCAGGAGCTGTCAAGGATCGTCACGGACTCTGTCACGGGCAAATGTTACTGCAGAGGAAAAGTTTTGGGCAAG GGCGGTTTTGCCAAATGCTACGAATTCACAGATCTGAGCACAGGGAAAGTGTACGCGGCCAAAATCATCCCCCACACGCGTGTCTCCAAACCCCACCAACGGGAGAAG ATTGACAGAGAGATCGAACTGCACAAATCCCTGCACCACAAGCACATCGTTCACTTCTACCATCATTTCGAGGACAAAGATAACATCTACATCCTGCTGGAATACTGCGGTAGACGG TCTCTAGCGCACATTCTGAAAGCTCGGAAGGTGCTGACGGAACCCGAGGTTCGGTACTATCTAAGACAGATCGTCTCCGGGTTGAAGTATCTTCACGAGCAAGAAATTCTGCACAGAGACCTTAAACTGG GTAACTTTTTCATCAACGGGTCTATGGAACTCAAGGTCGGCGACTTCGGTCTGGCCGCGAAACTCGAACCTGTCGAGAACCGCAGAAGAACGATATGCGGAACGCCTAACTACCTGTCGCCCGAGGTTCTGAACAAGCAAGGGCACGGCTGTGAATCTGACGTCTGGGCCCTGGGCTGTGTCAT GTACACCATGCTTCTGGGCCGGCCTCCGTTTGAAACCACAAACCTGAAGGAGACGTACAGGTGCATTCGTGAAGCTCGATACTCCATGCCTTCATCTCTGTCTCCACAAGCCAAGCATCTCATCAGCAGCATGCTGGCCAAGAACCCTGAGAACAGGCCGCGACTAGACGACATCGTACGGCATGATTTTTTCTGCCAG GGTATCACACCAGACAGACTGTCTGCAAGCTGCTGCCATGCCGCCCCGGACCTCCACCACACCAGCCCGGCCAAGAACTTCTTCAAGAAAGCTGCGGCCGCCCTTTTCGGTGGAAAGAAAGACAAAGCCAAATACTTTGAGGCTCACA ATAAACCAGCCAAGGAAGAAGACGACATAAACAGACTATGTCTCGACCTCCATAAAACGTCCGTAAGACCCCAACCCTGTCGACAGACCCCTGAG GACGGTAAGCCCCCCGTCCCAGCTGTCCCGGCGAAGGACAACGGCGGCAAACAGCAGATTAGAGACGGCATCCGCATGATCGTGCGAGGAACTCTGGGCAGCTGCAGTAACAGCAGCGAAT GTTTGGAGGATAGCACAGTGGGAAGTGTTGCGGATACGGTGGCAAGAGTTCTGCGTGGCTGTCTGGAAAACATGCCGGAAG CGAACAGCATTTCAAAGGAGAGCATGAACTGCACCTTTCAGTGGGTGACCAAATGGGTCGACTACTCCAACAAGTACGGTTTCGGGTACCAGCTGTCAGATCACACGGTCGGCGTTCTCTTCAACAATGGCACTCACATGAGTCTGCTGTCTGATAAGAA GACGGTGCATTACTACGCAGAGCTCGGACAATGTTCCGTCTTCTCCACTTCTGATGCACCGGAGAGGTTCGTCGGTCAGGTCACCATCCTGAAATACTTCGCCCACTACATGGAGGAAAATCTCATGGAT GGTGGTGATTTACCCAACCTGACAGACACCGGAAAGCCCAGACTGTATCTTCTTCAATGGCTCAAATCAGATCGAGCGTTAATGATGCTTTTCAACGACGGCACATTCCAG GTGAACTTCTACCACGATCACACCAAGATCATCCTGTGCGGTCAGAGCGAGGAATATCTGTTGACGTACATCAACGAGGACCGCGTGTCCACCACGCTGAGACTCAGCACCCTGCTGGTGTCCGGCTGTTCCGCAGATCTGCGCAGCCGCATGGACTATGCGCTCAACATGCTGTTGCAGAGATGCAACTAA